The sequence CAGCTGGGGCTGGCGGACCTGCTGATGGCCATGGGCGACTACGTGGCGGCCGAAGGTGTGCTGAAGCCGAAGGAGGGCGAAGAGCCCGACACGGCGGCGCTGGCGCGGCTGGGCATCGTCCACTCGCGGCGCGGCCGGCCGGACCTGGCGGTGACGGAGCTGGAGGCGGTGGTGGCCAGGGACCCGGCGCAGTTGGAGGCGCGCGCGGAGCTGGGCTTCATCTACCTGCGCGGCGGTGACGGCGCGAAGGCGAAGAAGACGCTGACGGGCGTGCTCGCGGTGGACCCGCACCACGCGCTGGGCCTGCTGTACCTGGGCCACACGCTGTACCAGCAAGGCAACGCGAAGGAGGCGGAGAAGTCCTTCCGCAAGTCCGCGCAGGAGGACCCCTCCTTCGCCGAGCCCTACAACGCGCTGGGGCAGTTGCTGGAGGCCGCGAAGCGCACGGACGAGGCGAAGCAGGCCTACGAGACGGCGGTGAAGCTGCAGCCGGACCACGAGGACGCGAGGGCGGCCCTCAAGCGGATGGCGACGGCGGCGGCTCCGGCGCCGTAGTCCACGTCACGCCCACGCCGAAGGCCGCCCCTCACGCCGGCATCCCGGACACGGATTCCTCCGTGCCGAGGGGAGGAGCACCGCACGCATCCGGACTCCTCCCCTGTCGCTGAGACTCGGGGAGCGCGATTGCCTTCGCGCCGTGGGGAGGAGCGCCGCACGAATCTGGCCTCCTCCCGTGTCGCTGGAACTCGGGGGCGTGGCCCGCCTCGCCCCGGGCTTCAAACGACCTGGACGGAGCGTCGGCCGTCGCGGCTGAGCTGGTTGCTCGGGAAGAGGAAGCCGAAGTCCGGGTCCGCGAAGATGTTCACCCGCACCTCGAGGAGGCCCAGCGCCAGCGCGCGCCCCGGGAGGTTGAGGATGCTGTCGGTCTCCCCCACGTCCAGGCGGGCGCCGTCGGAGTTCGCTCCCGTGAACAGGAAGTACTCCGTCACCTCCGTACCCACGGGGATGGGCGCGCGTCCCGGGGCTTGCGATTGGGTGTCGAAGGTCGGGTAGGCCGTCGCGACGGTCCTGGATGGGACGATGAGCCTGCCGCTGCTCGGGTTGGTGAGCTGCACGTGGTAGCGCACGTTGCGCAGGGCGATGCCGAGCGGCGCGGGCGCGTTGTGCGCCTGGACGCTGAAGGTGAAGCGCTCGTTCGGGCTCAGCGCGTTGGGGACGGCCGGGACGATGGACGTCACCATGCACTCGACCTGGGTGCTCAGGTAGTTCCTCACGGCCTCGCGGAGGTCTGCCAGGTTGATGGCCATGATGTGGCTCCTTTCAGTGTGACTGCGTTCAATTGCAGTACGGAGCCGTCGCGCATGGGGTTACGGCGCGTCGCGTGTCATCGCTCGACGTGCGGAGTGCCTGCTCGCGCGACGAGGGAACGACGCCCGGGACGGGCTGCCTCGCGTCACATCTCATCGCGCCGCACTCAACCTGGGAGTGAGCTTCCGCGCGTGAGACATGCGCCCCTGCTCAACCCGGTACGCCGAGCAGCACCGCGCCCACCGCGACGAGCGCCGCACCCGTGAGCTGCCTGCGCCCCAGCCGCTCACCCTGGAGCGCGGCGAGCGCCAGCGCGAAGGTGATGGAGGTGTTGCGCAGCGTCAGCACCACGCCCGCGCCACTGCTGCCCAGCGCGGACAGCAGCAGCGCGAAGGACAGCGTGCAGACGATACCGGCGATGATGACGAGCCCAGGGCTCATCACCACTTCTCGCTTGAGCGTGGCCCAGCCGAGCTTCCGTACCCGCTCCACCACGAGCACCGGCAGCGCGACGAGCAGCCCCGTGGCGAACAGGGCCGGCGGCTGCGAGCCCTGGCCGAGCGACAGCTTGTAGCTCAGGTGGTAGCCGGCGATGCACACCGCCGCCAGCGCCGCCCAGGCCACGCCAGATGCCGCCGGGCCGGCCGGGCGGGACAGGTTCATCACCAGGAGCCCCAGGCCCAGCAGCACCACGCCGCACACCATCCACACGGACACGGCCTCGCCCAGCCACAGCACGGACACGGGCCACACCAGCAACATGGCCCCGCCTCGAGACACCGTGTACGTGAGCCCCAGCGGCGCCTGCTTCAGCGCTCGCGAGAGCGACGCGAGGTAGATGCTCTCACACGCGCCCGCGCCCAGCGCCCACGCGAAGCCCTGCGCCGTGGGGAAGGCCTGCCCGCGCATGCCCAGCGTCCACAACCCGCCGCCCACCATCGAGACGGCGATGACGCTCACCACGCCCACCTCGGGATTCGGGTGCCGCTTGAGCAGCGCGTTCCACGCGGCATGGAGGAACGCGGACGACAGCACCAGCAGCAGCGCGACGGTCTCCAACACGGCTCCTTCACGACGGCGGAGCCCCGTGTGTAACGCGAATGTCCCATCCGCGCAGTTCCCTCGTGAGCACCGGGACTGTGCTCCAGAGGGATGGTCGGGGCTGTGCTTGAAAGAAGGAGACAGTCCACGACTCGCGGATTGGGTATTGCCCGGTGAGGGAGGCCCCATTCATCCTTCGCGGGTCGCGCACTCACGATAAGAGACTGGAGGAACCTGACCCGTTCGTCCCTCGCGGGTCGGCACTCGTGGTAGCTCCCTGTTCGGAAATGTCGGGACATTTGAGCTGGGCGCGCCCGCGCAAAACCCCCGACATTTCCGAACAGGGAGCTATCGGCGCCACCCGGGAGCGGGGGTCACGGCGCCCCGGATGTGAACCCGCGCCCGTCAATTCCTCTCAAGGCAGCGGCTCACCCGTGCCATTCATGAGCGCGGGAGACAGCTCGGGGCCTTCCGGCACGGGGCGCTGTGCGACGCGAGGTACGCGCCCGAAGGAATAGCGTTCCTCTGCGTGCGCGCCGAAGGACGCTCCCTCCGCATGCGCTACCAGTATCAAGTCCTCTACCGGTGGCGCTCCCGTTCCGAAGGCGAAGACGTACGCCACGCTGCGGACATCGCCTCCGGGCCCCTCGGGCACGATGAAGTCCGTGGGCCCTTCGAGGAGTGCTGCGTCTCGTGGCAGAGAGATGCGCACGGACACCGGAGCGCCGAAGCCCATCCGCCGCTCCACCTCCGCGACGAGCCGCACGCGGCCGGCCGAGGACTCCACCACCGTCCAGCCCACTCGCATCGGCGCGGGGATGCGGACGGTGAGCCCGGACAGCGACGCGTCGCGAGCATGAGCCTCAACGTGGTCCTCCGCCAAGCCTGCATCCGTCGGCATCACAGCGATTGAAACCTTGCCCTTCCACGCCGTGGCATGCCTGGGCTTCGTCGCGGAGAGCGCTGCTCCCTTCTCGCTTCGAGCGGAAGCAGACGCATCCGGCACGAAGCCCGCCGCGAGTGCGGGAGCATCCCGTCGAGACGAACCGAGGTCATCTCGCGCCTCCGCGTCCATGCGCGTCCGAGCCTTGTCCCTCTGGGAGAACGGAGGCGGCGGTTCCGGCCGTTTGCGCGTCTTGCCCCGTACGCGGTCCAGGCCGGAGGCCACTCCCGTGGACAGTGCTCCCGCGAGTGCGAGGGCCAGCACCACACCCGCGATTCTCCGTCGCGTCAGGAGCACGCTGACGCCTCCGTGCCCAAACACACCCGCAGCGCCGACACGGGCTTCATCACGCTCACCGGACGCTCACCGGCGACATCCACAGCGCACGAAGGCACAGGACTCATCACGCTCACCGGATGCTCACCGGCGACATCGACAGCGCATGAAGGCACAGGACTCATCACGCTCACCGGACGCTCACTGGCGACACCCACAGCGCACGAGGACACAGGATTCACCATGCTCACCGGACGCTCACCGACACAGCGGCGCATGGCTGGGATACGGGTACGCCACGGAAGGCTCAGTGGCCATATCCATCACCGAGCGCGAGAAGCCGCGACACATCATCGCGTCCAGGAAGTCCGCGAGGCACGGCGCGGACTCCCCCGTCTCCTCCGCGTCCACCACATTCCCGCCCTCCATGCGCCAGCGGTGCCGCAGGTAGCCGCGAGCCCACGGCGAGGCATTCATCGCGGGCGCGGCGAGCGCCTCGTACAACGACTGTCGCGACGACGTGCCCCGGCCAAGTCGATAGAGAATGGCAGCCACCTCGTTCTCATCGATGCGCTGGAACAGCCCATCCTCGGCCTTCGGTCGCGTCCACGAGCCCCATGCAGGCACGCGCATCGCCAGGTCCACCCAGAACATCGTCCCGTCCTGCCGGTCGTAGTAGCGCGAGCTGTTGCGCGCGTCCGAGCTGAACCACGTGGCCCAGCCCTCGCTCCACGCCTGCCCTGGGAAGGTGGGCACGCCGATGAAGTGCGGGCCGCCCTCCTCCGGGCTGGTGCCATGGCTCGCCATCACCCAGTGCCCCAGTTCGTGCAGCACCATGGCCTCGGACCACCAGGCCGCGTCCCCGTCGCCGGGCAGCCATACCTGTGCCGCCCACTTGCGCCCCGCCGCCGTCACCGTCCGGGACGCGAAGCACGCACCACAGGACCACGTGGTGCCGAAGCCGAGCCACGCCACCACCGGCAGTCCCGCGCTTCCGTAGCGCTCCCGTGCGCGAAGCCACGCCACGCGCAGCGAGTCGAACACGGCCGCGGCCCCCGAGCCCTCCGACTCGGCGATGCTGAACACCGGCCGCTCCATCAGCGCCTGCGTGGAGCGCGACCAACTCCAGATGCGCGCCGCTGCGCCCGGAACAGTGGACACACTCTGCTCACCGGACAGCGCCGGGTCCGCCACCGCGTAGTCCACCGTGACAGGACTCCCCCGCCCGGCCGCATAGACGACGACGCGGTCCCGTGACTGCACTCCATCCGGCACGCGCACGGTGAACTGCCCGTCGGAGTCCGTCACCTCCAGGTCCACCAGCGTGTCGCCCCGATAGGACGCGATGAGGAAGCCGCCCGCCGGCATCCACTCCGCCTCAGGCGTCCAGTCACGGAATGAGGCATCGGGCCGGCGACGCGCGTAGCGCACGGTGCCGCTCAGCGTATTCCCCGGCGCCCCGCACCAACCCCGGCCCCCCGCGTCCACGCAGCCCGCGGTGCACTCACGCGAGCGCCAACGTCCCTCCACGCACGCCTCCAGCCCTCCAGCCTCCGAGCAGCGCGTGACACCATCCACACACGCCACGCCCTCCGCGCAGCGCGCCCCGGCCCCCTCCACCACGCACGCCTCCCCCGCCTCGCAGTCCTCGCGCAGGAGCACGCCGAGCAGGCACCGCTCCACCACGCGGGTGCCCAGACACCTTCCGCCTTCGGGGAGTGAGGCGCAGTCGGTGGCGGCGCGCATCGCTTCCTCGGGTGAATCGGTGCACGCCTGTTCGAGACATGCGGCGTCATCCGCCGCGCACGATGCCTCGCACGGCTCACCGTCCCGCCCCGGCCCACAGGCCAGCACGAGCAGCACGAGGACCCAGGTCGCCCGCCAATCGAAACGCAACGCCGAGGAACCTCCAGGCCCGCCGCTCCCGCGTCAGGGCTCGCGCAGGACAGCACGCGTCTCGCGCCGTCAGGCAGGAGCGAGGGGCCCATGGGTTCCCTGCCTGCTCGCCGGTAGCGGCCTTCGATGTCCTCCATCCGACATGCGTCGAGTGGATGACGGCTGCCCGCCTGCCCCTGGCGACACACGTTCGCGACGCAACGCCCACGCGCGGCGTCTTTGTCCGGCAGCGGGAAGCCCGCCGCTCCGTGAGTTCGCGCACTTGTCGGGTGTTGTTACAGTCACGCGCCGATTCCCGAGCAGGACTCCCAATGACCCGGAATGACACACATGCCACGCGGGTGGACCCGCGGCTGGACTACCCGAGCCTGGGCGTCCACGCGCTGTGGGCCGCGTGGCTGGTGACGACCGTGGTGCTCTGGAGCGGCCTGCCCGTGCCCGCGCGCGTGGGGGCCATGGTGCTCGGCTGGGCGGTGATGTTCTGGAATTACGCCGTACTGCACAATCACATGCATGTGCCCATCGCGAAGGCCCGGGCGCTCAAATGGATTGTGTCGCGCACGCTGGGACTGGCGTGTGGCTTCGCGTATCGCGGCTACTACCTCCACCACTTCAATCATCACCGGTACAACGACGGCGACGGCGACTGGGGACGGAGCCGCCAGGGAGAGGGCGCGCTGCGCTACTGCGTGCGCTGGGCTCTCACGCCGTGGCTCTGGCCATTCGACACGGTGGCGAAGGTGTGGGGCGCGTGCAAGACGCGCGGGCAGAAGGTGGAGCTGGTCATCGACTTCGTGGTGGTGGACGGCACGCTGCTGGCGCTGACGCTGTGGCAACCGTCACTGGGCCTGTCGCTGCTGGGGACGCTCATCGTCACGCAGGCGTGCATCCACTACCTCAACCTCGCGGCGCACCTGGGCTCGGACGCGAGGGAGCGCACGCGGCTGGCGGTGACGTCCACGTCGAGCTTCTACAACCGCTGGTTCTTCAATGCGGGCTATCACCAGGCGCACCACCTGAAGCCGCAGACGCCCTGGCGCGCGCTGCCCGAGCTGACGGAGGGACTGGAGCAGCAGGGACAGCTTCCCCAGGAGCTGAAGTCAGACGTGTCGCCCATCAGCCCCGTGTGGGCCGCGCAGGTCGTCAGCCGCGTGGGCTCCGCCGCGCCGGAAGTCACGCCCGGAGCGAGCACGTAGGCCGCCACGCGCTGGCCGTAGCCCTCCAACGCGAACCCAATCAGGGAGTGCTCCGCACTCGCGTGTCCCGCCCCGCAAGCGGCGCGCCCGGCCTACGGAGCCACGCTCGCGGTGAACGCGGCGAGCAGCTCGCGGCGCTCCGTCTCATCCGTCACGCTGTCGAGCGCCGGAAAGAAGTGCGTCTCCTCCCGCAGCTCGTGGTGGTGCGAGAGGTGCTTGAACGTGGTCTCCGCGTCCAGCAGCCGCAGCACGGCGCGCTTGAAGTCCGGAGCCTTCGAGTCCAGCGCACGCAGCGCCGCACGGAAGCGCGCGAGGAACTCCAGCAGCCGCTGATGCTCACCCGTGAAGAGCTCCGGCGACGCGCCCCGGATGCGGCCGGCCCGCGCGAAGACGGGCAGCAGCAGCGCCTCCTCCGCCTCCAGGTGCCGGCGCAGCGCGGCCTCGTACGCGTCCAGCCGCTCCGCCGCCAGCGCCACATCGAGGTCCAGCAGTGCGTCCTGGTGTTGGAGGAACTGCTCCTCCAACTCCCGGTGGAGGGCGGCCAGGCTGGCGAAGTCGGCGAACGGCACGCTCATGCGTGAAACCTCGCCTGTGGCCCGCGGTGACGCAATCCCGGAGGGCCCCGGGCCGCGGCAAGCCCACACGGCGTGCATGGTTCCCACTCCGCCAGGCCCGCTCCAGCAACCTGAAACAAGCACTCACGATGCATGTTTTGCGCGCCCCCACCCCTCCCGCGCACGGGCTGCGGCCCCATGCAGCCCCTCCCGAGGAAAACCCGCGTGGAACACCGCTTGCTCTACCGGTGGCCGGAAGCCCCACCGCAACACCCCTTCCGGAGTCGCCGTCATGAAACACAAGAAGCTCTGGGCGCTATTGGGCGCCGTCTTCTTCGCTTCGTTCTTCATCCTCGGACGGGAGGGCGTGCACATCTCCCGGACGCTGCCGCCCATCCCCGCGCGGGTGGTGACGCCGGACGGCACCCTGCTCTTCGAGGGAGCGGCCATCCAGCGCGGCCAGAATGTGTGGCAGTCACTCGGTGGCCAGCAGGTGGGTTCCATCTGGGGACACGGCGCCTACGTGGCACCGGACTGGAGCGCGGACTGGCTCCACCGTGAGAGCGTCTTCCTCCTCGACACGTGGGCTCGCGCGGAGGGCAGCACCAACTACGACGCCGCTCCCGCCGAGCGGCAGGCCGCCCTGCGCACGCGCCTCCAGGGCGCCATGCGCACCAACACGTATGACGCCGCCACGGACACGGTGACGCTGGACGCGCTGCGCGCCGAGGCGTACCGCGCCAACGCCGCGCACTACACGGACGTCTTCTCGAAGGGACGGCAGGCCTACGCCATCCCCGAGGGCGCGCTGACGGACGCCGCGAAGCTGAAGGACCTCTCGACCTTCTTCTGGTGGACGAGTTGGGTGACGTCGACGAACCGTCCCGGCGAGGCGGTGAGCTACACGCAGAACTGGCCGCACGAGCCGCTGGTGGGCAACGTGCCCACGACGGGCGCGTACCTGTGGACGTACCTCTCGGTGGTGCTGCTGCTCGCGGCGGTGGGCGCGCTCGTCTGGTACGTGAGCCGCAAGCCCGAGGAGGCCGAGGAGCCGCCGCCCGCGAAGGACCCGTTCTCGGGGCTCGTCCTCACGCCGAGCCAGCGCGCCACGGGCAAGTACTTCCTCGTGGTGGTGGCGCTGATGCTGGTGCAGGTGGTGCTGGGCGGAGTCACCGCGCACTTCGGCGTGGAGGGCGAGGGCTTCTACGGCATTCCCCTGGCGAAGTACCTGCCCTATGCGGTGACGCGGAGCTGGCACACGCAGCTGGGCATCTTCTGGATTGCCACCGCGTGGCTGGCCACGGGCCTCTTCGTGGGCCCGGCGGTGAGCGGCGTGGAGCCGCGCTTCCAGCGCTTCGGCGTCAACTTCCTCTTCGTGTGCCTCGTCATCATCGTCGCGGGCGCCATGGTGGGGCAGTGGGCCAGCGTGCAGCAGCGGCTGGGAGGTGACCTCTGGTTCTGGTTCGGCCACCAGGGCTACGAGTACGTGGACCTGGGCCGCTTCTGGCAGATCTTCCTCTTCGTGGGTCTCTTCGTGTGGCTGTTCCTCACGGCGCGCAGCATCTGGCCCGCGCTGAAGCGGCCGTCGGAGAGCCGGCCCCTCATCCTGCTGTTCGTCGTCTCGTCGGTGGCCATCGCCGCGTTCTACGGCGCGGGCCTCATGTACGGGCAGAAGAGCCACCTGGGCATGGTGGAGTACTGGCGCTGGTGGGTGGTGCACCTGTGGGTGGAAGGCTTCTTCGAGGTGTTCGCCACGGTGGTGATGGCATTCCTCTTCACGCGGCTGGGCGTGCTGTCGCCGAAGGTGGCGACTCCGGCGGTGCTCTTCTCGACCATCATCTTCCTGGC comes from Pyxidicoccus parkwaysis and encodes:
- a CDS encoding EamA family transporter, with the protein product MLETVALLLVLSSAFLHAAWNALLKRHPNPEVGVVSVIAVSMVGGGLWTLGMRGQAFPTAQGFAWALGAGACESIYLASLSRALKQAPLGLTYTVSRGGAMLLVWPVSVLWLGEAVSVWMVCGVVLLGLGLLVMNLSRPAGPAASGVAWAALAAVCIAGYHLSYKLSLGQGSQPPALFATGLLVALPVLVVERVRKLGWATLKREVVMSPGLVIIAGIVCTLSFALLLSALGSSGAGVVLTLRNTSITFALALAALQGERLGRRQLTGAALVAVGAVLLGVPG
- a CDS encoding hemerythrin domain-containing protein, with the translated sequence MSVPFADFASLAALHRELEEQFLQHQDALLDLDVALAAERLDAYEAALRRHLEAEEALLLPVFARAGRIRGASPELFTGEHQRLLEFLARFRAALRALDSKAPDFKRAVLRLLDAETTFKHLSHHHELREETHFFPALDSVTDETERRELLAAFTASVAP
- a CDS encoding nitric-oxide reductase large subunit; amino-acid sequence: MKHKKLWALLGAVFFASFFILGREGVHISRTLPPIPARVVTPDGTLLFEGAAIQRGQNVWQSLGGQQVGSIWGHGAYVAPDWSADWLHRESVFLLDTWARAEGSTNYDAAPAERQAALRTRLQGAMRTNTYDAATDTVTLDALRAEAYRANAAHYTDVFSKGRQAYAIPEGALTDAAKLKDLSTFFWWTSWVTSTNRPGEAVSYTQNWPHEPLVGNVPTTGAYLWTYLSVVLLLAAVGALVWYVSRKPEEAEEPPPAKDPFSGLVLTPSQRATGKYFLVVVALMLVQVVLGGVTAHFGVEGEGFYGIPLAKYLPYAVTRSWHTQLGIFWIATAWLATGLFVGPAVSGVEPRFQRFGVNFLFVCLVIIVAGAMVGQWASVQQRLGGDLWFWFGHQGYEYVDLGRFWQIFLFVGLFVWLFLTARSIWPALKRPSESRPLILLFVVSSVAIAAFYGAGLMYGQKSHLGMVEYWRWWVVHLWVEGFFEVFATVVMAFLFTRLGVLSPKVATPAVLFSTIIFLAGGIIGTFHHLYFSGTPSSALGLGATFSALEIVPLVLVGREVWSHLRLSRAGGWMERYRWPILFFVAVAFWNLVGAGVFGFLINPPVALYYMQGLNLTPVHGHTALFGVYGMLGIALMLFTLRMAQPEARWRTRTLAWSFWSLNGGLVLMVVLSMLPIGILQTQAAIERGTWWARSAEFLQTPLMGTLRWMRAPGDTLFALGVVFLAWFVVGLKMGWSLQPATTARPEPRNEVEGSLGIAAPAPTALRR
- a CDS encoding fatty acid desaturase family protein encodes the protein MTRNDTHATRVDPRLDYPSLGVHALWAAWLVTTVVLWSGLPVPARVGAMVLGWAVMFWNYAVLHNHMHVPIAKARALKWIVSRTLGLACGFAYRGYYLHHFNHHRYNDGDGDWGRSRQGEGALRYCVRWALTPWLWPFDTVAKVWGACKTRGQKVELVIDFVVVDGTLLALTLWQPSLGLSLLGTLIVTQACIHYLNLAAHLGSDARERTRLAVTSTSSFYNRWFFNAGYHQAHHLKPQTPWRALPELTEGLEQQGQLPQELKSDVSPISPVWAAQVVSRVGSAAPEVTPGAST